AAGCCCGTGTCCAATAGGACACGAGCTTTTCTGTTATTTTACCACCACATTTTCCTCTCCCAAAGTCTCACGGGCCTCCTGAATCAGCGCCCGGTGCAACAGGACCTGCGTGGCAAAGACCTTACGGGTGTCCGCCATCACCATTTTGACCTGGGAGGTACCAGGAAACATGGAAAACACCAGCTTCATATGCCGCATGGAAGGATGGTCCAGGCTGGGAAATTTCAGAAACAGCGTCTCACCCTGCACCAGCTTCTCACCGGCCTCCTGAATAGGCGGGATGCTGCCGCTGACAGTGGAGAGGAGATACGCGGAGTCGCACATGATCTGCGGGGACTTCTCGTCCCGGACGGAGAGTTTTCCCCTCACCACCACCGCCTGATTCTCCTTCAGATACGCGCCGCAGGTGTCCAGTACCTTGGAAAAGCACAGCAGTTCGATAGCTGCGGTATCGTCCTCTACCATGACGTAGGCCATGAGGGAGTTATTTTTCGTGGTCTTGGTCTTGCTGGAAGACACCACGCCGCAGATGGTGATCCTCTGACCATCGGCAAAGCGGGTGGGGCCTCCCTCCTGGGAAAAATCTTCCAGGATGGAGCCGATGGTGGGTGCTCCCAGCTTGTGCACTGCGTCCCGATACTGATCCATGGGATGGCCGGAGAGATAGAGTCCCGTAGTGGCCTTTTCCATCAGCATCAGCTCCTGGACGGAGAACTCCGGAATATCCGGCAGCGGTGTCTCCTTTTCTGCGCTGCTTTGGGTGCCAGCAGCCATGGAAAAGAAGTCCATCTGTCCCTCTACATTGTCTCGCCGCACTGCCGCGACGGAATCCATGACCTTCTCATATACCTGGATCAGCTGGGACCGGCGGCCTCCCAGAGAGTCAAAGGCTCCGGAGCGGATCAGGTTCTCCACCGCCCGCTTGTTCATGTCGCTGCCCTGCATCCGCTGGCAGAAGTCATTCAAAGAGGCGAAGGGGCGCTCTTCCCGCTGGCGCATCACGGCCTGGATAAAGCCTCGGCCGATATTCTTAATCGCCACCAGGCCAAAGCGGATGCCGCCTTCTTCCACAGTAAAGCGGTCGGCGGAGCGGTTGATGTCCGGCGGCAGCAGATCAATACCGCACTCCTTGCACTCATTGATATAGCCCGCCACCTTGTCGGAGTTATCCAAGACGCTGGTCAGCAGCGCCGCCATATACTCCTTGGTAAAGTGACACTTAAAATACGCCGTCTGGTAGGCTACCACCGCATAGGCCACTGCGTGGGCCTTGTTGAAGGCGTAATTGGCAAAATCGTAGATCTCCTGATAAATGGCTTCCGCCGTGGCCTCCGGAATTCCATTGGCCACGCACCCGGCGATCTTTCGCTCCCGATCTCCGTGGATGAAGGCATCCTTCTCCCGCTGGATTTGGGCGGCCTTTTTCTTGGAGATGGCCCGCCGCACCATATCTGCCTGCCCCAGAGAGTAGCCGCCCAGCTGCTGGAAGATTTGAATCACCTGCTCCTGGTAAACGATGCAGCCATAGGTGACGGAGAGAATTGGCTCCAGAGACGGATGGCGGTATCTGATCAGTGAGGAATTGTGCTTACAGGCGATAAAGCGGGGGATCGAGTCCATAGGACCCGGTCGGTAAAGGGCGATGATTGCGGTGATATCCTCAATATTTTGGGGCTTAAGACCCACACACACACCTGTCATACCGGTAGACTCCATCTGGAACACGCCAGAGGTCTTGCCGGCCGAGATCATCTCAAAGGTATCCCGGTCGTCCTCCGGGATATCCTTCAGAGAGAAGTCCGGCTGCCGCTCCTGTACCATCTTCACGGCATCGTCCAGCACCGTCAGGTTTCTTAAGCCCAGAAAGTCCATTTTGAGAAGCCCCAGCTCCTCCAGCGTTGTCATGACATACTGGCAAACCACCGTATCATCGTTTTTTGAGAGGGGCACATACTCTACCACCGGATTCTTGGTGATGACCACACCGGCAGCGTGGGTGGAGGCGTGGCGGGGCATCCCCTCCAAAGCCTTGGCAGTGTCGATGAGCCGCCGGACCTGAGGATCGGTGTCATAGGCGTCGCTGAGGGGCTTGGAGAGCCGCAGTGCGTCATCCAAGGTGATATGGAGGGCACCGGGGCCGGCGGGTACCTGCTTGGCGATCACATCCACATCCGCATAGGGGATGTTCATCACCCGGCCCACGTCCCGGATCACACCCCGCGCCGCCATGGTGCCAAAGGTCACGATATGGGCCACATGGTCGTCGCCGTACTTTCTGCGGACATACTCAAAGACCTCGTCCCGCCGGGTATCTCCGAAGTCCATGTCAATATCCGGCATGCTGACCCGCTCCGGGTTCAAAAAACGCTCGAAATAGAGGCTGTACTTCATGGGGTCAATGTCCGTGATCCCCAAACAGTAGCTGACCATGGACCCCGCCGCACTGCCCCGCCCGGGCCCTACGGGGATGTCCACGCTCTTGGCGTAACGGACAAAATCCGAGACGATGAGAAAGTAGTCTGTAAAGCCCATCTTCTCAATCATCTCCTGCTCATAGTGAAGCTGGCCCCGATACTGATCGTTCCCACCGTAGCGGGCCTGATACCCTTCGTCGCAAAGCTTTTTCAGGTAGGAAAAGCTGTCATAGCCCGGAGGCAGCTGGAACTCCGGCAGGTGATACTTTCCGAAGGTAAATTCCAGATGGCACATATCCGCGATCTTCTGGGTATTTTCCAGCGCGCCCTCATAGACATGGAAAAGGGCGGCCATCTCCGCCTCGCTGCGCAGGTAGAAGTTCCGAGGCTCATAGCGCATCCGGTTCTCATCGTCCAGCGTCTTGCCGGTCTGGATGCACAGCAGCACATCGTGGGCCTCCGCGTCCTCCTTGCGGAGATAGTGTGCGTCGTTCGTGCATACCATGGGCAGCCCCGTCTCCTGGTGAATGCGCAGCACTCCTTGGTTGACTGCCTGCTGATCCTGGATGCCATGGTCCTGGAGCTCCAGGTAGAACCGCTCTGGCCCAAAGATCTCGGCCAGTTCCAGCGCATACTGCTTGGCGTTTTCATATTCTCCGTTCCGCAGCCGCCGTGGAATCTCCCCTGCGAGGCACGCAGAGAGGGCGATCAGCCCTGCGCTGTGTTCTCGCAGCAGCTCCAAATCAATCCGGGGGCGGATATAGAACCCCTCCGTCCATCCCGCTGAGACCAGGTAAGAGAGATTCCGGTACCCCTCCTCATTTTCGCACAGCAGCACCAGATGGCGGCTCTCCGCGTCAAACTCATGGATTTTATCAAACCGGGAACGGCCCTGGGGCGTCACGTACACCTCGCAGCCGATGATGGGTTTGATTCCCTCTGCCTGGCAGGCGCGGTAGAAATCAATCGCGCCGTACATCACACCGTGGTCTGTGACCGCGCAGGCGGTCTGCCCCATCTCCTTGACGATCTTCGGCAAATCCCGGATGCGGCAGGCTCCGTCCAAGAGGCTATATTCTGTATGGACATGCAAATGGACAAAAGACATGGGCATTACTCCTCCTTGAGCGCTTCCCCGCAGTACGGGCAATACCGGGGCACTCCCGGCAGACGGCCAACGGTCAGCCCGCCTCCGCAGTGGGGACAGCGGATGGCCTGGGAGCCATAGATCAGGCCGCCAATCATTCCAAGAATCCCCGCCCCACCCAACATATACAGGACTGGCGGCGCAAGCCGCCCAAACAGCATGGCCAGAACCATACAGACGATTCCGCCGAAATAGGCGATTCGGAATGTAGTCATCGCCCGGTGGAGGGACCCTTTCTCTTGTTTCATCGCATCCTCTCTTTCTGACCGCTATCATTGCTGTATCCGCATTACAGTCTTTCACCGCAGTTGGGACAAAATCCCGGCAGGTGCATGGGAATCCGACTACCCAGACATAGGGACTTCCCGCAGCATGGGTACCGGGTAAAAGCAAAAATCATCCGCATACCCAAGAGCCCTCAAGACGCGCATGGAACAGCGGTTGCAACTTCGCCTCCCACTGAGGCGGCCGCCCAAGCCGCCAGGAGCAGGACAAGCCCGCCGTAAAACAGGATGTGAACCAGCTCCGGCACCTGGTGGCAATCCATCCGTTTCTGATTCCTAGCGACACCGCTCCCCAGTCTTCCCTCAGGTTTGATTGGAGACCTTTTTTGCCCGGAGATTCACCAGTGCCTTCACATCTGCCAAGACCTCCGGCGAGGTGACATCCAGCATCAGCCAGCGGCCCATCCGTGAGGCAGCTGTATGCTGGTAGACCTCTCTGGTATATGCCGTGCAAGCCAGCAAGACCAGCTGGGCGGCATTCTCCTCCCGCGCGCCGATGGAAACCATGGCGGTCACATATCCACGCCGCATATAAACGGTGCAGAGGGACCTGCCGCCCTGTTTGAATTTGACATTCCATCCAGGCTCCATCCCACAGCGGCTATACTCCACACGTGAGGCAGCATGGAGCTCCTTCTCCAGATACGCCCGCAGCTCCATCCAAAGAGGGCTCGCCACATAGAGGTCCACCTCTTCCCGCAGAGGCTCAGACGTCTGAGGATAAAGCGTCACCCACTCTGTCATTCCCGTTCCTCCGCAAGCATTTGCTCCACAAGCTCCACTGCAGTGACAATCATATTGTCACAGTGGGCTGTCACGCCCAGGCAAGCCGAGGCGGAGTTCCTTTCTGTAACGCCAGGACGGGCCTTCAGCAGCTCTCCGCATCGGGTCAGGCCAAAAACCGCCTCGAACCGGCTTCGAAACTCCTTGGCCACAGCATAGATTCGCCGCTTTCCCTCTTTGTCTGCACTATCCGTGTGAGGCGTCAAAAGACCTAACACCAGCACGCCGCCGCTGACGGCGCCACACAGCTCCGCGTGACTTCCGCCCACGCCGCCGCCAAAACCGCCTGCCATGGCCATGGCCTGTTTTTCGTCCATCCCCAGCAGGTCCTGAAAGGCACCCACTACGGACTGTGCACAGTTGAACCCGTCCTGATGATACTGATAGGCCGCAGCACAGCGGCTCAGGCATTTTTCCTCCACAGTAACCCCTCCACCTATAGATGTATTTTATCTGACAAGTATTTTTACATCACAGTAATTCACAAAGTTTTTGCCAGCTCCTGGATTTTCCGCAGCCGGTGGTTTAGACAGGACTTGGTCACTGGCGGGTCAAAGGCCGCTGCCAGCTCACTCAAGCTCAGCTCTGGATATTCCAGCCGGAGCGCCGCCGTCTTTTTGAGCTTGTCCGGAAGCTTGTCTAATAAATCAGCGGACCGGAGCCTCCGGATAGCCTCCAGCTGCTCCTGCGCGGCCTCCACTGCCTTGTCTAAATTCGCACTGTCACAGTTTAGCCGCCTGTTGACGCTATTGCGCAAATCCTTTTCCAGCTTGGCGGACATCAGATGCATAGCAGCCACCGGGGCGCCAATCAAGGTGAGAAAGTCCTCAATCTGGTCGCTCTGCTTGAAGTAGGTAATGAAGCTGCCATTGCGAGAGAGTCCCTTTGGCGGATATCCACACTCCCGCAGCAGCACCTCCAACTCCCTGCTGGCCTGCAAATGAGAGGTATTGAGCTCCAAATGGTACCGCTTCAAAGGGTCCGTCAGGCTGCCGCCGGCAAAAAAGGCCCCTCGGAGAAAAGACGCTCGACAGCACTCCTCCTCCAGCAGTCCAAAGTTGATGTGGAGGACCAGATTTTGCCGGGGGTCATAGCCCAACAGATTGATGATATGGTCCAGCTTCCGGCTGTCCGTGATTTGAAACACCATCTTCCCCGCTGCCTCCGGCTCTGGGAGACGGTCAAACTGCACATTGAAGGCTCGCTGGAAGAGCTTTGGAAGACGCGCGGCAAAATTGGGGTTTTCTGTAATAATCCGGACCTCCGAGGAACTGAAAGTATTGCAATAGAGCAAAATGCCATAGGCCTCCGCTCTGGCGCAGCAGAGCTTTTGCACTGGAAGCCGGCACAGCTCATTTTTGGTATCAAAGGAAAAGGACATGGCTCCCCTCCCGGCCGCTCAGACCGGTTCCTCCTATTTTTGATGTTCCATCCGATAGGCGTCCGCTCGGTCACGGGCACCGCTGCCGGCGATGCGGACACTGCGCTCGGCGTGGAGCAGAATCAGTTCTCTGGCCAGTGCATCCGGATGGTGTCGAACATATCCATCCTCTACCACCGCCATAGGGCGGCGCACCACCTCCACCCCCAGAGCAGCACAGGTCCGGACGTCGCACTGCAGCGGCTCCGCGCCCTCCGAGGCATAGCGGGCAGCCACCTCCCGCGGGATCGGGGAGGAATTGGCAAGGCATACCTGAAAAAGGCCTGGCGCCGCATGCTGAAAAAGCGCCTGGATATGGTCGGAGACGGTATATCCTTCCGTCTCCCCCTCCTGGGTCATGACATTGCATACGTAAATCTTGAGTGCATGAGACGCCTGAATTGCCTGCACAATCCCATCCACCAGCAGATTGGGGATGATGCTGGTATAGAGGCTCCCAGGGCCCAACAGCAATACATCCGCATCCCGGATGGCTGTCAAAGCCTCCGGCAGCGCCCGGGGGTGCTCCGGCACCAGACGCACTCGGGTAATCCGGCAGTCCTCCCGTTTTTTACAATAAAAAATTTTGGACTCCCCCACCACGGAGGCGCCGTTTTCAAAAAACGCCTTCAGCTGGACATCCGCCGTTGTCACCGGCAGTACCCGGCCTGTGATGGCCAGAACCTCGCTCATTCGGGCCACTGCCGCATCAAAGGAGGGAGAAATCCCATTGAGGGCTGCCAGAAACAAATTTCCAAAGCTCTGTCCAGCTAAGGACCCCTCGGTGAAGCGATAGTGCATCAGCTCTCGCATCAGCGGCTCAGTGTTGGCCAACGCCTCCATGCAGCTGCGCAGATCACCGGGAGGCGGCATCCCCAGGTCCTGACGCAGCATGCCGCTGCCGCCGCCGTCGTCCGCCACCGTCACGATGGCGGATAGATTTTCCGTATATCGCTTCAAGCCCCGCAGCATGTTGGAAAGGCCGTGGCCACCGCCAATGGCGACGATCCGCGGCCCCTGCTCCCGCGGAGTATGGTAGAGCTGATTCATGACATGCCTCTTTTCTCAACCGCGGGCGATGTCTCGATGGGTTTCCGCCACAGGACAGCCACAGTGGCTCCGCAAAAATTCCGCTAGAGCATGTGTCACCGCAACCGAGCGGTGCCGTCCGCCTGTACAGCCCACTGCGATGACCAGCGCCGTCTTCCCCTCTTCTGCATACAAAGGCAGGGAAAACGTCAACAGGTCCTGCAGCTTCACCAGATATTCCTTCGTCTGCTGAAAGCTGAACACATAGCCGGCCACCGCCCTCTCCAGTCCCGTCCGTGGGCGCAGCTCCTCGATGTAAAAAGGATTTGGCATAAACCGCACGTCAAACACCAGGTCCGCCTCCATAGGCAGGCCATATTTAAATCCAAAAGAAACTACCTGGACCGCCATGCTGCCCTGCTCCGTCTCGCTTCCAAACTCGTGCAGAAGCCTCGCTCGCAGCTGGGCGGTGCTGGTATGAGAGGTGTCGATCACCACATCTGCCCGGGCCTTCAGGGGCTCCATCAGTACCCGTTCCTGGCGAACCGCCTCTTCCAGCGAGTCTGTCCTGCCCAGCAGAGGATGGCGGCGCCGGGTCTCCTTATAACGCTGAATGACCACCTCCGGCGAGGCCTCCAGAAACAGCATCCTGCACTCGCACTCCATGGTCTTGAGCTGGTCCAGCACGTCAAAAAGCTCGGTAAAGGAGGTGGCGGTGCGCACGTCGTATACCAAGGCCACCCGGTCATATCGTCCGCCACCTCCCGCGCAGAACTCCGCGAATTTTAAAATCATGGCGGCTGGCATATTGTCTACAATATAGAATCCCATGTCCTCCAAAAAGGAGGCAGCCTTGCTCTTGCCGCCTCCGGAAAGACCGGAGATAATCAGAATTTCCATGTTGTCCCCTCTCTCAGGAGCGAATGATCTTAACCTCCGGCTCCATATGGACGCCGGTCCTCTCCAGGACACAATGCTGGATCTGACAGATCAGCTCTGTGACATCTGCGAAGGTGGCGCCGCCCCGGTTCACAACGAATCCAGCGTGCTTCTCACTGACCTGAGCGCCGCCCACAGTCAGTCCCTTAAGGCCGCACTGCTCAATCAGGGTGCCGGCATAGTGGCCCTCCGGCCTCTTGAAGGTGCTGCCGGCGCTGGGAAGCTCCAAAGGCTGGCTGGCCCTGCGGCGCTCCATCAGCTGCCGCATGGTCTCCCGGATCGCCTCCGGCTCTCCAGGTGCCAGGCGAAACACCGCATAGAGCACTACCGCCTCCGGCTGGTCTGTGAGAAGACTGTGACGGTAGCCAAAAGCCATCTTTTCCGCCGTCAGAAACCGGACCCCTTCCTGTGGGAAAAACACTGCCGCCTCCTGGATCACCTGCTTCATCTCGCCGCCATAGGCCCCGGCGTTCATACACACCGCTCCGCCCACTGTGCCGGGAATACCATGGGCAAACTCCAGTCCCGTCAGCCCCTGTCTACAGGCAAAATCCGCCACCCGCGCCAGTGTCGCACCGGCCTCTGCCATGACTGTGGACGGCTGCTCTCCGGGGCCGGTCCGGTTCAGAGCACTGGAGGTATCAATCACCAGCCGATCCAGTCCTTGATCCGCAACCAGCAGATTCGTCCCATTTCCAATGATCAGAGGCCGCGCACCACAGGCAAGTGCATAATCCAGCAGCAGCACCAGCTGCTCCCTCCGCTCCGGCAGTGCCATCCGTTTGGCTGGACCGCCAATGCGAAACGAGGTATGGCGGCTCATGGGCTCATTGCAAAGAATCCGCAGGTCCGGCAGGTATTCCGCCGTCCAGTTGTCAAATTCTGTCTCCCAGGACATGGAAAGACCTCCTCAAAAAAGTCAAATGGCACGCTGCAGCAGCGCGGCGCCTAAGATGCCTGCGTCATTCCCCAACTCCGCCCGCAGCACTTGGGTGGACCGGCCGCCATGGCGGGCATAGCTCTCCCGATTCACCAGCTCCCGTAGGGGCTCCAGCAGCAGTGCATCCGGTGCGCCGGCCACACCGCCGCCAATGGCCACCACCTCTGGGCGCAGCATGTTCACCAGGCTGATCACCCCGTCTGCCAAAAAACGTACATACGTCTGACACACCATAAGAGCCGTCTCATCCCCGGCCTCCGCTGCCTGGAAGACCGTCTTGCCCTCCACGCCGTTCTGGGCCGCCAGCTCATGAAGCAGGCTCTTCGGATGAGCGGCCATGGCCGCCTTGGTCTCACGGATCAGCGCCGTGGCGGACGCATATTGCTCCCAGCATCCCCGCCGGCCACAGTTGCACAGCTCCCCATCCTGGCAGATGGTGATATGTCCTCCCTCGCTGGATGCGACACCGCCCCGCAGTCTGCCGCCCAAAACCAATCCGCATCCAATGCCGGTGCCCAGCGTTACCACCGCCAGATCTTGACAGCCACGGCCCGCGCCGCAAAAAAACTCGCCCACAGCAGCACAGTCCGCATCATTGCCCAGCAGCAGCGGCACATCGAAATGCTGTCGGAACAGCTTGACAATCGGGACATTCTGCATGGGAATATTGGTGATAAAGAGGATCGTGTCATGGGAAACTGCTCCTGGGAGCCCCATACCTACACAGGCAATCTCCTCCGGGCCAACGGAGCCCTTGCGGGCCACCGCCGCCGCCAGATGCGCCGTCGCCGCCGCGAACTGCTCCGGGCTCTGAAAATCCAGCGGCGTCCGCTCCACAGCCACCAGATGGCCGCTCTCATCCACCAGGCCGGCTTTCAGATTCGTCCCACCTACATCAATGCCAATATACAAGCCGTTTCCCTCCTGTTTACTCCATGCTGCCTCGATCCGCTCGCTGGTCCACCCGCCGTGCTAGTTCCTCCGCGGCGTTGTACCCCACCTTCCGGTGGCGGTTGTTCATCGCGGCCACCTCTACGATGCTGGCCAGATTCCGTCCTGGCCGCACAGGAATCGTAATGATGGGCACCTGAATCCCTAAAATCTCCGTAAAATGGTCCTCAATTCCCAGGCGGTCATAGATTTTCGTCTGATCCCAGGGCTCAAAATGAACCACCAAATCCAGCTGGGACTCCACCTTGATCGCCCGCAGGCCAAAGAGCTGCCGCACGTCAATCACGCCGATACCGCGCAGCTCGATGTAATGACGAATAATCTCCGGTGCAGTGCCGATGAGCTGATTGGAGATCAGCCGCAGTTCTACTGCATCGTCCGCTACCAGCCGGTGCCCCCGCATGATAAGTTCAATCGCGGACTCACTCTTGCCGATGCCGGAGTCTCCCGTGATCATCACTCCCTCACCGTAAATATCCAGCAGCACACCGTGCTGTGTGACGCAGGGTGCCAGCGTTCGGTTCAGATACTCAATGGTGTGGCTGGTAAATTCCACTGTGGTCTCCTGAGAGCGCAGCAGCGTTTTCTCGTGCTCCTTGGCACTGTCAATGCACTCCGGGCAGAAGTCCAAGCCCCGGCAAATCACCAGCGCCGGGATGTCATACAAAAATAAACTGTCAAAGCACTTCCGGCGCCTTTCTGGCGTCATGCTCTTAAGGTAGGTAGCCTCTGCCTTGCCGATCACCTGAAGGCGGCGGGGATCAAAGTAATCATAAAAATGGTGAAATTGAAGCCCTGGCCGGTTCACATCCATAATCGTCAGCTGAGCTGTGTCGAAATCGCTGCCCTGGTTGACCACCTCCAGACCAAACGTCTGGATGAACTTCGTGAGCTTTACTCCATTACACCGCATGTGCCTTCCTCGCCTTTCCTCCCCGGTCTTGTCAGCCGGGATTCATCTTGTGTATGTGCGCCGCTTTTATGTATTCATTATATATGAATCCAGGAGATTCCGCAACACTTTCCCTACAGGGAGCCCTCCCAAAAAACTTGAACTTTTTTGAAAATTCTTCTTGCTTTTTGAAAACATTTCTGTTAAGATATTAGCTGTGCCTGTAAAGGCCTTGAAGTACGCAGCAGCAAGGAGGTGCAACGGATGGCTAAATGCGAGTTCTGCGACAAGGGCGTTACCTTCGGCATTCAGGTCTCTCACTCCCATCGGCGCTCTAATCGCGCTTGGAAGCCCAATGTGAAGCGTGTGAAGGCAATCGTCGACGGCAGCCCCCGCCATGTGTATGTTTGTACCCGGTGTATGCGTTCCGGCAAGGTCACAAGAGCGATCTGATGTACAAACAGCGATCCCGGACTTTTTGTCCGGGATTTTCTTTATCTGCTGGAGGCCATATGATGTTCTGTCCCTGTCAAAACCAAAAGTGCCGTTGTCACCCCATCCATCATGATCAGGGGTGTTCCCTGTGTATTGAAAAGGAACTGCGTAAGCGGGAAATTCCCAGCTGTTTTTGGGATTTTGTGATCAAACCCGGTGAAACCGTGGAGGATTGCTCTATAGAGGCCTTTGCCAGGCGGGTTCTGGAAACGCAACCACCGATACGGGAGCCAGCAGGCCGCCTTGCCTCTTCAGACTGATCGTGAGCAGCGATCCGGCAAAAAGGCGTCCCTATCCTTGGGCGGCTTCGAATCACGCAACAGCCGTCGCCGCATTGATAGAAAGTCAAAAAACCGGGAGAGCAAAGCTCTCCCGGTTTTCTTATGGGTACTTACAGCCAGGCGGTTTCCAACAGTTCGTCCTTCTTGGCACGAGTCATCAGCTCGCTCACCACATCCCGGACATGTTTCCCCTCATAGAGCACCTCATATGTGCAGCGGCAGATCGGCATCTCCACACCCTCTCGTTCCGCCAGTTGATGGATGCTCTCGGCCGCATAATAGCCCTCGACCACAGCGCCTACCTCCTCCATAGCCTCCTGGACGGCCTTTCCCTGGCCGATCAGAATGCCGGCCCGGTTGTTCCGGGAGTGCATAGAGGTACAGGTCACAATCAAGTCACCCATACCGGCAAGTCCGCCAAAGGTGCGCCGGGTACCGCCCAGCTGCTCTCCCAAGCGGGTCAGCTCCGCCATGGCCCGGGTCATCAACAGCGCCTTGGTGTTATCCTGAAACCCCAGGCCTGCGCAGATGCCGCAGCTGAGGGCCACCACATTTTTCATCGCCGCCGCCAGCTCCACGCCCACGATGTCATAACTGGTGTAGACTCGGAAGTAATCGTTCATAAAGGCATCCTGGACAAATCGCGCAGCCGTGCGGTCTGGACAGGCCGCCACGCAGCCCGTGGGCATCTGGATAGCCACTTCTTCTGCATGCGAAGGCCCCGAAAGCGATACTACTTGACAGACATTATGGGTCTCTTGACGCAAAATTTCACTCATGCGCAGGTTTGTGTCCCGCTCAATGCCCTTGGAGACAGAGACCAGGACGCTCTCCGGCCGGAGATAGGGGGCGATCTTCCGCCCAGTCTCCCGCACAGCAAAGGAAGGTGCCGCGCATACCACCATGTCCGCCTCCTCCAGACAGTTGAGGTCGCCGGTGATCTGCAATTCTTCCGGCAATCGCACGCCTTTGAGCAGAGGGTTCTCCCGCTCCGCCGCCATCTGTGCCGCCTTGTCGGGATGATGAGACCACAACCAGGTCTCATGCCCGTTGTCCCGAAGAACCATGCTCAATGCCGTACCCCAGCCGCCGCTGCCCAATACCACCGCCTTCATGACTGGCCCTCCTTTTTTCGATGAAAACTAAATTTACTCTCACTGCCGTTCAGCAACCGCTGGATATTGGTCCGGTGTTTCCAGAGAATCAGTCCACCGATCACAATGGACAGCAAGGTAATCACCAGGTCCTGATAGACAAACCAAGTGGCAAAGGGAAAACTGGCCCCGGCCCAGCAGGAGCCCAGGGAGACATACCGCGTCAAGATCGTAAGGATCAGGAAGCCTCCCCAGACCACCAGAGCGATCCTCCAGTCGATCATAATAGCAATAGTGCCTCCAGAGAGGATGCCCTTCCCCCCCTTGAAGTGAAACATACAGGGGAACATGTGGCCCAACAGGCAGAACAACGCCGCCCAATAATCAGCAAATACCCGCCAGAATGCCGTGGCATCCGCAGCAGAGAGGAAATCCGTATAGCCGGCGGTAAACAGCTCCCTGGCAACCAGGATGGCCACCACAGCCTTCAGCACATCGGTGAGGATCACCACGAATGTCAGCGGCCCGCCGAAGGTGCGGAAGAAGTTGGTGAGACCCGCATTGCCGCTGCCGTGTTTGCGCACATCGTTTCGGAGAATATATTTGGAGACAATCACCGCCCCATTGAAACAGCCGCAGAAATAGGCAATCACCGCTGTGAGGCCAATCAGCAGCGGGAGCGGAATCCCGGACAAGCCCAGCATCTCCTCACACCTCCCTGTCGCCCTTCTGACGAATGGAGAGCACGATGGGCGTCCCCTCCAGGCCAAAGGTATTACGAATGCAGTTTTCCAGATACCGCTGATAGGAGAAGTGGAACAGCCGCACGTCGTTGCAGAAGATCACAA
This genomic window from Pusillibacter faecalis contains:
- the rapZ gene encoding RNase adapter RapZ; translated protein: MEILIISGLSGGGKSKAASFLEDMGFYIVDNMPAAMILKFAEFCAGGGGRYDRVALVYDVRTATSFTELFDVLDQLKTMECECRMLFLEASPEVVIQRYKETRRRHPLLGRTDSLEEAVRQERVLMEPLKARADVVIDTSHTSTAQLRARLLHEFGSETEQGSMAVQVVSFGFKYGLPMEADLVFDVRFMPNPFYIEELRPRTGLERAVAGYVFSFQQTKEYLVKLQDLLTFSLPLYAEEGKTALVIAVGCTGGRHRSVAVTHALAEFLRSHCGCPVAETHRDIARG
- the murB gene encoding UDP-N-acetylmuramate dehydrogenase translates to MSWETEFDNWTAEYLPDLRILCNEPMSRHTSFRIGGPAKRMALPERREQLVLLLDYALACGARPLIIGNGTNLLVADQGLDRLVIDTSSALNRTGPGEQPSTVMAEAGATLARVADFACRQGLTGLEFAHGIPGTVGGAVCMNAGAYGGEMKQVIQEAAVFFPQEGVRFLTAEKMAFGYRHSLLTDQPEAVVLYAVFRLAPGEPEAIRETMRQLMERRRASQPLELPSAGSTFKRPEGHYAGTLIEQCGLKGLTVGGAQVSEKHAGFVVNRGGATFADVTELICQIQHCVLERTGVHMEPEVKIIRS
- a CDS encoding ROK family protein, with protein sequence MYIGIDVGGTNLKAGLVDESGHLVAVERTPLDFQSPEQFAAATAHLAAAVARKGSVGPEEIACVGMGLPGAVSHDTILFITNIPMQNVPIVKLFRQHFDVPLLLGNDADCAAVGEFFCGAGRGCQDLAVVTLGTGIGCGLVLGGRLRGGVASSEGGHITICQDGELCNCGRRGCWEQYASATALIRETKAAMAAHPKSLLHELAAQNGVEGKTVFQAAEAGDETALMVCQTYVRFLADGVISLVNMLRPEVVAIGGGVAGAPDALLLEPLRELVNRESYARHGGRSTQVLRAELGNDAGILGAALLQRAI
- the hprK gene encoding HPr(Ser) kinase/phosphatase: MRCNGVKLTKFIQTFGLEVVNQGSDFDTAQLTIMDVNRPGLQFHHFYDYFDPRRLQVIGKAEATYLKSMTPERRRKCFDSLFLYDIPALVICRGLDFCPECIDSAKEHEKTLLRSQETTVEFTSHTIEYLNRTLAPCVTQHGVLLDIYGEGVMITGDSGIGKSESAIELIMRGHRLVADDAVELRLISNQLIGTAPEIIRHYIELRGIGVIDVRQLFGLRAIKVESQLDLVVHFEPWDQTKIYDRLGIEDHFTEILGIQVPIITIPVRPGRNLASIVEVAAMNNRHRKVGYNAAEELARRVDQRADRGSME
- the rpmB gene encoding 50S ribosomal protein L28 — its product is MAKCEFCDKGVTFGIQVSHSHRRSNRAWKPNVKRVKAIVDGSPRHVYVCTRCMRSGKVTRAI
- a CDS encoding DUF6485 family protein, which translates into the protein MFCPCQNQKCRCHPIHHDQGCSLCIEKELRKREIPSCFWDFVIKPGETVEDCSIEAFARRVLETQPPIREPAGRLASSD
- a CDS encoding NAD(P)H-dependent glycerol-3-phosphate dehydrogenase → MKAVVLGSGGWGTALSMVLRDNGHETWLWSHHPDKAAQMAAERENPLLKGVRLPEELQITGDLNCLEEADMVVCAAPSFAVRETGRKIAPYLRPESVLVSVSKGIERDTNLRMSEILRQETHNVCQVVSLSGPSHAEEVAIQMPTGCVAACPDRTAARFVQDAFMNDYFRVYTSYDIVGVELAAAMKNVVALSCGICAGLGFQDNTKALLMTRAMAELTRLGEQLGGTRRTFGGLAGMGDLIVTCTSMHSRNNRAGILIGQGKAVQEAMEEVGAVVEGYYAAESIHQLAEREGVEMPICRCTYEVLYEGKHVRDVVSELMTRAKKDELLETAWL
- the plsY gene encoding glycerol-3-phosphate 1-O-acyltransferase PlsY; protein product: MLGLSGIPLPLLIGLTAVIAYFCGCFNGAVIVSKYILRNDVRKHGSGNAGLTNFFRTFGGPLTFVVILTDVLKAVVAILVARELFTAGYTDFLSAADATAFWRVFADYWAALFCLLGHMFPCMFHFKGGKGILSGGTIAIMIDWRIALVVWGGFLILTILTRYVSLGSCWAGASFPFATWFVYQDLVITLLSIVIGGLILWKHRTNIQRLLNGSESKFSFHRKKEGQS